In the genome of Nitrospira japonica, one region contains:
- a CDS encoding cob(I)yrinic acid a,c-diamide adenosyltransferase has product MRITKVYTRTGDAGQTRLAGGQQVWKDSLRVEAYGTVDELNASVGLVRAMNDESSGATDSARQLEEDLRWIQNKLFDLGSILATAPGQSFKNMPTITAPDVVRLERMIDRCQKDLAPLKEFILPGGGKVSATLHQARTICRRAERIGVRLAKEEAVDPQMNKFLNRLSDALFVLARWAAKQRGEPEFLWQRNADETD; this is encoded by the coding sequence ATGCGAATTACCAAGGTGTATACGAGAACGGGGGACGCGGGGCAGACAAGGCTGGCCGGCGGTCAGCAGGTTTGGAAAGACAGCTTGCGCGTGGAGGCGTACGGCACGGTGGATGAGTTGAACGCATCGGTCGGTCTCGTCCGAGCGATGAACGACGAATCGAGCGGCGCTACGGATTCGGCCAGGCAGCTTGAAGAAGACCTTCGTTGGATACAGAACAAGCTCTTCGATCTCGGCAGCATTCTGGCGACGGCCCCCGGTCAGTCATTCAAGAATATGCCGACCATCACCGCGCCGGATGTGGTGCGGCTTGAACGGATGATCGACCGGTGTCAGAAAGACCTGGCCCCCCTCAAGGAGTTTATCCTGCCCGGAGGGGGAAAGGTCTCGGCGACGCTCCATCAGGCCAGAACGATCTGCCGGCGGGCCGAGCGCATCGGTGTTCGTTTGGCCAAAGAAGAGGCCGTCGATCCGCAAATGAACAAGTTTCTGAATCGCCTGAGCGACGCCCTGTTCGTGCTGGCTCGATGGGCGGCCAAACAGCGCGGAGAGCCTGAATTCCTCTGGCAGCGCAATGCCGATGAGACGGACTAG
- a CDS encoding cysteine-rich CWC family protein: MRGPVWKICERCGRSFECGQYGCWCGQMGITDRQMVRIERAFTDCLCRECLTNVVAGEEGSVSDPSSPT, encoded by the coding sequence GTGCGAGGTCCTGTCTGGAAGATCTGTGAACGCTGTGGCCGCTCCTTCGAGTGCGGGCAATACGGCTGTTGGTGCGGGCAGATGGGCATCACCGACCGGCAGATGGTTCGGATCGAGCGGGCGTTTACGGACTGCCTCTGCCGTGAGTGTTTGACGAACGTCGTGGCCGGTGAGGAGGGATCGGTGTCCGATCCTTCCTCACCCACATGA
- a CDS encoding TonB-dependent receptor plug domain-containing protein, whose translation MSPCSVSFGFRALVFALGIFVPLHAASAEEAPIPGQGAGPISAESPVPDQAGEPAAAPPESMPVDRSTVLEAPEVIVSATKTEVPVKQVTSAVEVMTGEQMEQRRVRTVAEALRWAQGLAVFQSGGPGTTVGVRMRGGTPEQTLVLIDGAIVNSATLGSYDFANLTSDNIERIEILRGSQGMMWGSDAMGGVINITTKRGRDTPNIGAFVEYGSFTTIREGANISGKKGAFDVAAALTRWDAASFSAINYRRGASERDGFHNWQGSVRLGVDLPKDGRLEFNFRWMNSITNLDGFAFNPSTFGSDPADILGAKTQSQQYVYSGSYMQPITNWWSQKLTLARATESLSTVSGTVERNLVTGAEGVPFPFNSQINTTSNRIEWQHDFQIAKPLAVTAGYQFREQIGENFDTLAGTTTIPSKNISSNAGFAEAKLNLWDRLFGTAGIRQDEYNVFGSATTYRFTGGYLIKETGTKLRGSYGTGFRAPTINQLFFPDFGNPNLQPEKSKSMDAALEQYLFNDRVVLSAGYFWNRYQNLILSVFDPVGCGFTTFGFCAQNIGAARAEGVEASAKLQLVRDRPWIKSLDLQFQYTYTSTENLTNNADTRLPQWPLHQWSTILSYQPVEAFRANLEGRYAGQRFNDVSNQQSVPSFYVFNASATYNVTKSIQVYGRADNIFNQKYEEVLFFGTPIRSVFGGVRVNFDVPL comes from the coding sequence ATGTCGCCGTGTTCCGTTTCGTTCGGGTTTCGAGCGCTCGTGTTTGCACTGGGCATTTTCGTTCCCCTCCATGCCGCTTCCGCCGAAGAAGCGCCAATACCTGGCCAGGGGGCAGGTCCTATTTCCGCCGAGTCACCGGTACCTGACCAAGCCGGGGAACCCGCTGCTGCGCCTCCTGAAAGTATGCCAGTCGATCGATCAACGGTTCTCGAAGCTCCGGAAGTCATCGTCAGTGCCACGAAGACGGAAGTGCCCGTCAAGCAAGTCACCAGCGCGGTGGAAGTCATGACCGGCGAGCAGATGGAACAACGCAGAGTGAGAACCGTCGCGGAAGCGTTACGCTGGGCGCAGGGACTGGCCGTCTTTCAAAGCGGAGGTCCTGGGACCACCGTCGGCGTGCGGATGCGTGGAGGGACACCCGAGCAAACGCTGGTGTTGATCGACGGAGCGATCGTCAATAGCGCGACGCTCGGCTCGTATGATTTTGCCAACCTGACGAGCGACAACATCGAGCGGATTGAAATCTTGAGAGGCAGCCAGGGCATGATGTGGGGCTCAGATGCCATGGGCGGCGTGATCAACATTACTACCAAGCGAGGGCGCGACACGCCGAACATCGGCGCGTTCGTCGAGTACGGCTCGTTTACGACGATTCGTGAGGGTGCCAACATTTCAGGAAAGAAAGGGGCGTTCGATGTCGCGGCGGCGCTGACCCGCTGGGATGCAGCGAGTTTCTCGGCCATCAACTATCGGCGGGGAGCAAGCGAGCGGGACGGATTTCACAATTGGCAAGGGTCCGTTCGGCTCGGCGTCGATCTGCCAAAAGACGGCCGATTGGAGTTCAATTTTCGTTGGATGAACAGCATCACCAACCTGGACGGATTTGCCTTCAACCCGAGTACCTTCGGTTCGGACCCTGCCGACATACTCGGTGCCAAGACGCAAAGTCAGCAGTATGTGTATTCGGGCAGCTATATGCAGCCTATTACGAATTGGTGGTCCCAAAAACTGACGTTGGCGCGGGCCACCGAAAGCCTCAGTACCGTGTCCGGGACGGTCGAGCGCAATCTCGTAACAGGGGCAGAGGGCGTGCCCTTTCCGTTCAACTCTCAAATCAACACGACCAGCAACCGCATCGAATGGCAGCATGACTTCCAGATAGCCAAACCCCTCGCCGTCACCGCGGGGTATCAATTCCGCGAACAGATCGGAGAAAATTTCGATACGCTGGCCGGCACCACGACGATCCCGAGCAAGAACATCAGTAGCAACGCCGGATTTGCCGAGGCTAAATTGAATCTCTGGGATCGATTGTTCGGAACGGCGGGCATCCGGCAGGACGAATACAATGTATTCGGCAGCGCGACGACCTACCGCTTCACGGGAGGCTATTTGATCAAGGAAACTGGTACCAAGCTGCGCGGCAGCTATGGGACAGGATTCAGGGCGCCGACCATCAATCAACTGTTCTTTCCGGATTTCGGGAATCCCAATCTACAGCCGGAGAAGAGCAAAAGCATGGATGCGGCCCTCGAGCAGTATCTGTTCAACGATCGTGTAGTCCTCAGTGCGGGATACTTTTGGAACCGCTATCAAAATCTGATTCTGTCGGTTTTCGATCCGGTCGGATGTGGCTTTACGACGTTTGGATTTTGTGCTCAGAACATCGGCGCAGCCAGAGCGGAAGGTGTCGAGGCGAGCGCGAAGCTGCAGCTCGTGCGCGACCGGCCGTGGATCAAGAGTCTTGATTTGCAGTTCCAATATACCTACACGAGCACGGAAAATTTGACGAACAATGCCGATACCCGCTTGCCACAGTGGCCGTTGCATCAATGGTCCACGATTTTGAGCTACCAGCCGGTCGAAGCGTTCAGAGCCAATCTGGAGGGGCGGTACGCAGGTCAACGCTTCAACGACGTGAGCAATCAACAGTCCGTGCCCTCGTTCTATGTCTTCAACGCCTCCGCGACCTATAATGTCACGAAGAGCATTCAAGTGTATGGAAGGGCCGATAATATTTTCAATCAGAAGTACGAAGAAGTGTTGTTCTTCGGAACTCCGATCCGATCGGTGTTCGGAGGCGTCAGGGTGAATTTCGACGTCCCGCTCTAG
- a CDS encoding carbon-nitrogen hydrolase family protein produces MMIGIDRRKIALLHLLLVPGDIERNRSVTVEAVKLAAKTGAQWIVTPELTVCGLQFPQVVGTEWIQPQPDPWMQRFCQLVKTLRCTVFLAIPEREGRKLYNSVFVIDPDGRIIGRHRKINVKSDSLSWSMPGDRVAAVECDGVKVGLPICSDVYTRHLTDALKTDGAQMIISPASWGPGIHGPNGEWEARTEETGLPLIVCNRTGTERTLDFLKAPSLAVKNGKRILSYTSDRSAVLTCEWDFVAMKPLSAAYQTVYLPG; encoded by the coding sequence ATGATGATTGGAATCGATCGTCGAAAGATCGCATTGCTCCATCTTCTCCTGGTACCGGGGGACATCGAGCGCAATCGATCTGTCACCGTCGAAGCCGTGAAACTCGCGGCTAAGACCGGTGCACAGTGGATTGTGACGCCCGAGCTTACGGTGTGCGGGCTGCAGTTTCCACAGGTCGTCGGAACCGAGTGGATTCAACCGCAGCCGGATCCATGGATGCAGCGGTTCTGCCAGCTCGTGAAAACACTCCGCTGTACGGTGTTTCTCGCGATTCCGGAGCGAGAAGGGCGGAAGCTCTACAACTCCGTGTTTGTCATCGACCCGGACGGTCGGATTATCGGCAGGCATCGCAAGATCAACGTCAAGAGTGACTCTCTATCGTGGTCGATGCCCGGCGACCGCGTCGCTGCAGTGGAATGCGACGGCGTCAAGGTCGGTCTCCCGATCTGCAGCGATGTCTATACGAGACATCTGACGGATGCACTCAAGACGGACGGAGCGCAAATGATCATTTCACCTGCTTCGTGGGGTCCGGGCATCCATGGTCCGAACGGTGAATGGGAAGCACGAACCGAAGAGACCGGCCTTCCTTTGATTGTTTGCAACCGCACCGGTACGGAGCGGACCCTCGATTTTTTGAAAGCCCCGAGTCTTGCCGTGAAGAACGGGAAGCGAATTTTGTCCTATACATCCGATCGTTCCGCCGTCCTGACGTGTGAATGGGACTTCGTCGCAATGAAACCGCTGTCAGCCGCATATCAAACAGTCTATCTTCCGGGCTGA